The following DNA comes from Sorex araneus isolate mSorAra2 chromosome 5, mSorAra2.pri, whole genome shotgun sequence.
GGCCCCTCTGAGCAGTCACGGGCCCCCCTCAGATCATGCTTCTGCACCAGAGGAGCGCCTGGAGCCTCTGCCCTTCCCTGTCCTGGGGGAACGGGTTTGGGGCCCtcctgggctgggggtgcagagTTTGTGCCTGTGCCCCTCACGgcgccccctctccctcctgcccgcctgccccccaGTCTGCTGGACCAAGGCCGCACGTGTGAGGACGTCCATCTCTCCCGCTCCGGCCTCAACCTCCAGGACCAGCATGTGAGGTGAGAGTGGCTGGAACAGAGGATCCTGGACACAGGGAGCCCCCCTCGACCCCAGGGCTGGTCACTCCTCTCACCTGCATGcctgggactcagtttccccagctgtgAAGGGAGGCAGcctcctctctggccctggcttgGCGCTCAGGGGTCCGGCCGGGCTCCAGCATGAGGAGCGTGAGCCTCCTGCTTCTCCTGTCACAGGAAGGCCGTCTACGGCCCCAACGTCATCAGCATCCCCGTCAAGTCCTATCTCCAGCTGCTGGTGGACGAGGTAGGGTGGCCTCTTGCCCGCTTTACGGAGGCAGCTGACCTCACACCCTGTCCCTCTTGCATCTGGGGGCAGGGGTTCAGGGACTAGCCGCACAGCACACTTCTCAGAGCCACACTTCAGAGTGGGGAGGGTCTCTATGGGGCCCCCACTGCCCATTTTTAATCTGTCCGCAGTCCCGTGAAGAGGGACTAGGGATGCCCACTCACTCAGGAGGAACCTGAGCTTTAGGGTCACTCAAGGACCGAAGGGGCTGGCACCCCGGGAAGGGCATCCTTCCAACCCTCTGAGAAATGAAGGAAGCATCTTGGGTCTGGCCTCATGTGGACCCCCTCAGCCACTGGGAGTAAAGTAGCTCTTAAACGAGCggccttagggctggagcgatagcacagcaggtagagcgtttgccttgcacacggctgacccgggttcgatgcccagcatcccatatggtcccctgagcactgtcaggagtaattcttgagtgcagagccaggagtaacccctgtgcatcatcagatgtgacctcaaaagcaaaaaaaaaaaaaaaaaaaaaccaaaaaaatcatttaaacgAGCGGCCTAACCCTTTTGTGCCTCGGTTTCCTCATGGGTAGAGTGGATCTGGTGGCGGAAGTACCCGGGAGTGGACGGTGCTGGTAGAGAAGCGGGGAGGGCCCCTGTCTTCCCCGACATCTGGGGCTTGAGAGCGGAGAAGCCGGGCCTCAGGGGGTGGCTGCTCCGAGCACTGGCCGGGAGCAAAGCCTAACTTCAGTCCTCGGGCAGCTGCCTCACCGCCCCCAGGCCAGTGGCTCGGCTGCTCCAGGGGGCCCGTGCCCTGAGgctgcctccctccttctctcccccaggCACTGAACCCCTACTACGGGTTCCAGGCCTTTAGCATCGGGCTGTGGCTGGCCGACCACTACTACTGGTATGCCCTGTGCATCTTCCTCATCTCCACCCTCTCCATCTGCGTGTCGCTGTACAAGACCAGGAAGGTGGGTGCCGCCCGGTGGGCGGGGCGGACCAGGGCAGACGGCTCCTCCAGGGGGGCCTCCACTCACCTGCTGCCCCCATCTCTGCCTGTCCACAGCAAAGCCAGACCCTGAGGGACATGGTCCAGCTGtctgtgcgggtgtgtgtgtgccggCCGGGGGGAGGTGAGGAGCCCGGGCGCTATGGGGGGGTGCGGAAGGGCCCCGGAGGGCGCCATGGGCCATGCTCAGCCTTCTGCTTGCCCGCAGAGGAGGAATGGGTGGACTCCAGCCAGCTGGTGCCCGGAGACTGCCTGGTGTTGCCCCAGGAGGGCGGGCTGATGCCCTGTGATGCCGCCCTGGTGGCTGGCGAGTGCATGGTCAACGAGAGCTCGCTGACAGGTTAGCcctgcatcccctccccccacccaagcccTGGGCCCTAGCtcccctggccacgcccccctcACCAGCTCCCCACCAATGCTCCCTCCCCCGATGCTCTCAGCCCTGGGTCAGAGCATGCTCTCTCTGCTGAGATTTCTGCTTtgccttgtgttttttttttcttttttttttgggggggggtcacacccagcgatgctcaggggttactcctggctctacactcaggaatcactcctggcggtgctcaggggaccatgtgggatgctgggaatcgaacctgggtcagccgcgtgcaaggcaaacaccctacccactgtgctaacgctccagccccctgccttgtGTTTTCAAGGAACCATCCTGGCTTCACTCCCTGACCCGCACCCCTGGGGGATGTGGCTTCCATGCTCTGAGTCTCAGATTCCTCTTGGGTCAGGTTCACTCAGTGCTTCCGGAGCCTGAGTGGGGCCATAGTGAACTGTGGACCCGGGTCTGGTTCCTAACTATCTGAGCCCCTGGGGCCGATGAAGATTCCTCCTGGGGCTGAGCTCACAGTGGACCCTGCATTTGAGCCCAACATGAGTGGTCCCCAAGTATTGCTTGGAGCACCGACCCCCAGCACGAAATTGGGGGtagcgcatcaccaggtgtggcctcaaagccaaaAGTAATATTTTCATCGACATGCGCTAAAGGGTTGCtgaggtttggggttttttgttgttgttgttgttatttagtttggttttggttttgatttggggccacactcagcaattctcagggcttgctcctggctctgtgctcagggatcactcctgacaggaattaggggaccatctagggtactggggatccaacccatgtcagccacatgccagtgccctactcactgtactgtcactccagcattttctgaatttttttaaaaacatttttgtattagaaattgtaaaccgcagtAGCAGCTgcgtgactttttatctcttcattctcatcagtggaaaacttatcaaatatttccttgtcaatagagctgtattcttgggggataaattccaacaaaaatagtgagtctgtgttgaaactccaacaacaatagtgagttttgtgttgaaatatggaatgtaatcaaggtaaagagaaaaggaagtgaaattaccagtcacgggggggggggggttgcggggtgaggggtgggatgtatactgggtttttttgttttgttttgtttttgtttttattggtggtggaatatgggcactggtgaagggacaggtgtttgagcattgtatacctgagacataagcctaagaactttgtaactttccacatggtgattcaataaaataaattaaaaaatatatatacaaaaaaatttgtattgaatcaccgtgagatacagttacagagctttcatatttttcagtcatacaatgatagaacacccattcctccaccagtgcacattttccaccaccagtgtccccagaatcCCCCCGCCTCGtttcacacctccccctgcctctatggcagacagtttcccccaaactctactttggggcattatgatttgcaacacagatactgagaggctatcacggtTGGTCCTTTatttttcagcacgcatctcccatcccgaacgatccctccagccatcattgactaagtgatcccttctccattccagctgccttctcccccagctcacactccagcatttttaaaaattattttaaattgctccagaggctactcccagctcttaGGGGCCGTGTGCTGTGGGGATCCAAGCCAGGGCCTCACCCACGCGGGGACAAATGCTCCCCTACTTGAGCGTTGCGAGGTTGCCTCTCTTTGCCTGCCAGGCCTTACAGAGCCGAACAGGTCACTGTCTTTACTGGCTTGAATATAAGCCACTCCCaggatctgccaggagtgagccttgagctcagagccaggagtaaaccctgagcacagccaaaaagaaaaaagaaagaacaaaccaaagaAACTGCCCCaacagaaggggccagagagctggtccagcggggagggcacttgccgtgacatagtcagcccaggttcaatccctggcaacacatacgGTGCCCCacgccccaccagaagtgatccttccttgagcacagagccaggagtaacccccgagcatccctgggagtagcccccaaatctAAACAAGCAGCTCCAGCAGGAGGACGTGTCCCGCCCCCATGCCCGGGTGCTGCCTGGCCTGGCTGAAACACTCCCCTTGCCTTTcgccctctctgagcctcagggtCCCTCTCTGGGAAAAAGAGACCAGGAGTCCTGCGCCCTGGGCGGGTGGGTCCGGTGGGCAGAGGGCCCCGGTGGGCTCACGCCGCCTCCCTTTCAGGGGAGAGTGTCCCCGTGCTGAAGACAGCCCTGCCGCAGGCACCAATCCCCTACTGCCCAGACGCCCACCGACGCCACTCGCTCTTCTGCGGGACGGTCGTCCTGCAGGCCCGCGCCTTCACGGGCCCCCGCGTGCTCGCGGTGGTCACCCGCACAGGTAGGAATCAGGGTGGCCGCGGGGGCATGGGGGCAAGGTGGGCCCAGCCCTGTCCTGCCCTGCCCACTCGGGCGGGCTTCAGGGGATTGGAGCAGCCACGCCACAGCTGGGTGCCTCTGGCTGCACCGGGAGGGGACCCAGTGTCAGAGTCGCCAGAGGTGACCTTCTCAGCCCGAGCCCCAGCTCTGCGTGAAATGCAATCCCTACTCCGTAGACACTGCCCTCACTTCCTGGCCTGCAGAGGGCCCTGGGCCAGAGCCGGCTGGCCGCACTCTGAGACCCCACGAGGGCAGCCGTCCTTGACCTTCATGGACCCTGCCTTGCTTTCCTGCCTCTCTCAGGGTTCTGCACGGTCAAAGGGGGCCTGGTGAGCTCCATCCTGCACCCCCGGCCGGTCAACTTCAAGTTCTACAAACACAGCATGAAGTTCGTGGCTGCCCTCTCTGTGCTGGGTGAGTGCCCCCCGGTGCCCCTCCTTGGCTGCTGCAGTGCTCCCGGGCCCAGCTGCCACTGAGCCCCACGCTGTCTCCCCAGCTCTCCTCGGCACCATCTACAGCATCTTCATCCTGCACCGCAACCGGGTAGGCTttggcggggggccgggggcacccTTCCCGGGACCCTTCCCGGCCCGGCGCTGGACACGCTCGACCCCTCCTCTAGGTGCCTGTGAGCGAGATCGTGATCCGGGCCCTGGACTTGGTGACGGTGGTGGTGCCACCCGCGCTGCCGGCCGCCATGACGGTGTGCACGCTCTACGCCCAGGGCCGGCTCAAGCGCCAGGGCATCTTCTGCCTCCACCCGCTGCGCATCAACCTGGGCGCCAAGCTGCAGCTGGTGTGTTTCGACAAGGTGAGCGCCGGGGCCACAGGGCAGGGCACAGCATCCTGGGCAGACACCAGGACACacccacctgcccctgcccttCGACCCCATGGTCCAGGATCCTGCTAGAGATCCGTGCCGGGCGGGGACACTTGGGAACCCTTGCAGTGGCAGGGGTGATGGCCCAGAATGTTTCTTCATTTGTTGGGGACCCAGAAAGGGGTCTGTTGGGGACTGGAGAGCCAGCAGGGACCCCCCCCATACCTCCAGGCAGGGATGGGATCCCCACACCGGtattcatcctcctcctcccctcccgaaTGAGAGCTGGGGGCCATGCCGCCGAGGGTGGGGACAGGCGTTAAGGACTGGAACCAGGGGGCTatgtgaggggtgggatggggtcaTTCCCTGAGAGGGGAATTTGAGGGGGGCAGCTCTGAGCAGGCCCCTCAGGAGCTCATGGAGGAGGGGGTCTCAGGAGGGCGGAGTCTGACCGGGCACGCCTCTGGGGAGCTGGACGATGTGGCCTTGGAGCGTTTtcaattcttgtttgtttgttctggggccacagccTCAccgtgcttgggggctactcccaggccTGCTGGGGGATTGCGTCCGGGGACCAtgctgggtgggggggaccatgtagtactgAGAATCGAACTAGGGCCTCCTGCGTACGTAGCACACACTCGCCACTGAGCCCCCTCTCTAGCCCCACAGTGTTCAgacggggacagggacaggggcaggATCAGAATCCGAGCCCGGGAGCCACTGTGGAACTGGTGGTCAGAGGCACATGGGAAGTGcgctccccacacacacagcggGCGGCGACCCCCGGCCCCTCGCCTCACACTGCTGAGCATGTGGTGGGCCAGGGGAGTGGGCCGGAGTGCCCCGCACCAGCCTGCTGGCCCGGGTGTTAAGGACCCCACGGGAAGTGGTGCCAGCCAAAGGAACaggaaggatggggagggggtgaccCCGGCAGAGGgctgggagcccccaccccatgACTGACGTGGGTGCAGCTCGAGTAGGACTCCCTGGCCAGCCCCACCCTCGCCCCCCGCAGACCGGCACGCTCACAGAGGACGGCCTGGACGTGATGGGGGTAGTACCGCTGAAGGACCGCGCCTTCCTGCCgctggtccccgagccccgccgccTCCCCATGGGACCCCTGCTGCGAGCACTGGCCACCTGCCATGCCCTCAGCCGGCTTCAGGACGGCGCAGTGGGCGACCCCATGGACCTCAAGATGGTGGAATCGACTGGCTGGGTGAGGAGGCGGAGCAGGGCCGCCCCTGCCGCAGCTCTGCCCACCTTGGCACTCTGGGTGGGCTCTGTGATGTGCCCCCTCGGTCCCCATCAGTGACAAAAATGGCCTTGGCCGCGTGCTGACCACCAGCCCCGTGCCCGCGCAATGCCTGGGGCCCCAGGACGCAGCTCAGAACCTGCCAAGGGAGGAAACGGGGGTAGCGGGAAGGAGCCGTCCCCGGCTGTCACCCCGCCCCTGTGGGGGCTGACAGCCAAGGCCACACTCTTGACGCTGCTGGTCCTATCTCCTGTGATCGGGGAGCGGGGGCCTAGTTGCTGCCccggtgggggggatggggcgaGGGTTGGCCGTCCTGGCCCCAGTCCGCAGCCCGTGCTCAGAGGGCTTCTCTGCCTGCCCGCAGCTCCTGGAGGAGGGGCCAGCTGCAGACTCGGAGTTTGGCACCCAGGTCTTGGCCGTGATGAGACCCCCACATCAGGAGCCCCGGGCGCAGGGAATGGTGAGCCGAGGAGAGGGAGGGGTGCGGCCAGAGGgctcgggggggcggggggccagccCCTCAGCCACCTCTCGGCCCCGCAGGAGGAGCCCGTGGTGCCCATCAGCATCCTGGGCCGCTTCCCCTTCTCGTCGGTCCTGCAGCGTATGAACGTGGTGGTAGCGTGGCCGGGGGCCACCCACCCAGAGGCCTACGTCAAGGGCTCCCCCGAGCTGGTGGCCGGCCTCTGCCACCCCGAGACAGGTGAGAGGAGCAGGACAAGTCTGTGGATCCAGCAAGGgccagggggtgtgggggtggggagggccaagGGAAGTGCCCATCAGAAGGGGGGCCAAGGGGGTGCCTCGCCTGGGGGGTGCCAAGGGGAGGTACCCAGAATGGGGGAAGGCTCACGGGGGGTGCCCAGCATGGGGGAGGGTGAGTTGGCACCCAGTCTTCTGTCCTGTGATGTGActctccctggcagtgcccaccCACTTCGCCCAGACACTGCAGAACTACACAGCTGCTGGCTACCGTGTCGTGGCCCTGGCGGGCAAGCCTCTGCCCATTGCCCCCACCCTGGAAGCCGCTCAGCCACTCACCAGGTGGGCCTGGCCCCTCCCTCgggcccccggggctggagcctcCCACCCAGGCCGGGCAGAAAGCCTCGGGGGAGAGACTCTGATCCGGGTCTGTGGCGTTGTAGGGACAGCGTGGAGCAGGACCTGAGTCTGCTGGGGCTGCTGGTCATGCGGAACCTGCTGAAGCCACAGACCACCCCCGTGATCCGGGCCCTGCGGAGCACGCGCATCCGCACCATCATGGCCACAGGTGCCCTCCACAGCGCCTCCTGGCCCCGCTTCCAGTCCGGTCCTGTCCAGGCATTTCGTGGGCTTTTTCCAGGGTGCTTTTCCCCCAGCCGCTCCCATTGCCCCAAGAGGAAAGTGAGACTCCCAGGAATGGCTTTGCTAAAACCCAGGGCTCGTGGCCTTGGCCTCCCCAAGTTCAgtttccatcatcatcatcatcatcatcatcatcatcatcatcatcatcccgttgatcatctaatttctcgagtggtctcagtaacgtctcaaatttgtccagccctgagattttagcagcctctctttacttgtcttttccaatggtgccgcattggaggtcaggggaatgagacccagcattgttactggttttggcatatgaatatgccccagggagtttgtgaggctctcccatgtgggcaggaaactctcggcagcttgccaggttctcccaaagggagaagtaggctagttCAGTTTACACCTCTGAGAAatgtgggggagatggggtggttTCAGCACCTCAGAGTTTGTGACAATCTCATGGAATAGGAAAAGAGATTCTCAGGCCGGAGCAAGATAACAGTGggtagccttgcatgcaaccgacccgggttcaatccccagcatcccatatggttccctgagcacccccggggataattcctgagtgcagagccaggtgtaacctctgagcatggctggaaaACCATAAAAAGGAAAACACCAATGGGGTGCCAGGCTCAGTCAGCGGGTTCCCCATgcacctctcacacacacacacacacgttccaGCAGAACCCCTTCGCACTCCCTCAGGAGCCAGtgggctccagccctgtgtgtcTCCTAAGACCCTGCCACAGGCCAGGGAACTGGGCTTCAGACAGGTGCTGCTTCGCCAGAGTGAGGTCCTACCCCGCTTAGTTCCCCTTTCTGCAGGGGCCGGTGACCTCTGAACCCTGACCTtgactcctccccctccccaggggaTAACCTGCAGACAGCGGTCACCGTGGCACGGAGCTGTGGCATGGTGGGGCCCCAGGAGCAACTGGTCATCCTCCATGCCCGCCCCCCGGCTCCAGGCCAGCCGGCCTCTCTGGAGCTCCTGCCCGATGACCTCACGGCCGCTGTGAACGGGGCCATGGTGAGTGTGACCCAGCGTGCCCGCCACACGTGCCACTGCCCCAGGGGCCCACCTGTGTCACCTCACCCTGGGCCCCACGCCGAGCTGAGCTGAGCTTCCCGGTATACCCCAGGACCCTGAGCAGACCTCAAGTTATACTCCGGAGCTGGACCCCCGACCCCGCCACCTGGCGCTCAGCGGGTCCACATTTGAGGTCCTCATGAAGCACTTCCCCAGGCTGCTGCCCAAGGTAGGGAGCCCCTCGCCTCCCCCtgctccaccccctgcctcatcCCTGCAGTCCTCCGCCTCACCCCACTGCCCACAGGTCCTGGTCCAGGGCTGTGTCTTTGCCCGCATGGCCCCAGAGCAGAAGACGAAGCTGGTGCAGGAGCTGCAGAAGCTTCAGTGAGTACAAGCGGGCagcagggcccctcagagagcaCCCGCCCAGCCCCGCTGGCAGTGGACAGGCCCTTCACGTTACCAAGCCCGTCCTGGGGGCGGGCAGTCAGCGTCCTGCCGCCGTCCCTTGGACTCAGCCAGCCAGCCTGTGGGGGGGATGGGGCCGCATCCCGCATCCCGGGCCCGGCGCCTGCCTGTGTGTGAGCTGGGCTGCGCCCCCTCCCGTGTGCCAGGTACTGCGTGGGCATGTGCGGCGACGGCGCCAACGACTGCGGGGCCCTGAAGGCGGCCGACGTGGGCATCTCGCTGTCGCAGGCCGAGGCCTCCGTGGTCTCCCCCTTCACCTCGAGCATGGACAGCATTGAGTGCGTGCCCATGGTCATCAGGTGAGGCggcagcccccccctcccccgcccccggggctgCGGGCACCGCTGGCTCAGCGTGGCGTGGTGGCCCCTGacgccccaccccccccgcccccagggaagGCCGCTGCTCCCTGGACACGTCCTTCAGCGTCTTCAAGTATATGGCCCTGTACAGCCTGACGCAGTTCATCTCTGTCCTGCTGCTCTACACGGTGAGCCCCTCGCTGCCCCGGGCAAGCTCCGTGCTGCATagcccatggggggggggggtcagagccTGGGGTGCGGGGCCTGAGCGGGACCTGGTGACAGCAGGATCTGGAGCCACTGCTCCGGGCCCCTCTTTCAGCCCGGGTGGGTCCCGGGAGGGAGCTCTGTGTCCACAGGGGAGGTTGAGGGGGCCCCAGGctgctgcccctctccccccagcctcaCGGTCCCGACACCACCTTCACCTCCCACCCCCGTTCACGGAAGTGGGCCACACCGTGGGGCTGTGTGGATCCTGTGCCCGTGTCTGTCCTTGTGTTCCCCGTAAACCTCGGAGTGTCCCGAGGCCCAAGGCTGTGGTGACCAGTAACCTAAGGGGCCAGCGATACAGACCCTCACACTGCCCGGTGTAGGGGCACTCCCCCAGCAGGCTAGGCCTCCCAGCATCAGGCTGGAGGacaggctttttatttatttattattttttaattttttttctttttgggtcacacctggtaatgctcaggggttactcctggctcatgcactcaggaattactcgtggtggtgctcgggggaccatattggatgctgggaatcgaacccgggtccaccgtgtccaaggcaaacaccctaccgactgtgctatcattccagccccaggctttttatttatttttatttatttatttattatttatttattttggtttggggccgaacccagcagtgctcaggacttactcctggctctgtgctctggcatcTCTCTATTGCTCTGGCATCTAagagggactttttttttaatttattttttaaatttcattttccccTTACACATTATATAAACACTGGCTTATGAAGTTattcatggtgatttgttacagacatccagtattccaacaccagtcttaCTACCTTTgcaccttcctgccaccattaTCTTAATTTTCCCAACTctcccttaagcctgcccccaggGCAgtctctcaataatttattttatattgcatgttataaataatttgctaaaagaatgatcaaaatgCTTCTTTGGAGAAAGGTGGTGAAGGTTGTTACATCTCACCGTGGAATCATGAAATCCCTGTGTAGGagattattaagatgttaataggGTTAAGTCTTAGGTGTTCATATTTTGTTAatagagattggttgccttctgcattACAtttcatccaatctggtgtggtCCTCCGGGTTTATTAATGTTGTAGAGTTAAAGATGTCATTTGGCCATGAATGCAACCACACGCTCCGGGAAGTCCCAAGTTCACAACAcggtgatacagctggaatttTAACTGGGTGGCGGCTTTGGGGCGTGGGCCTGACTGCTGGGACTTCCCGAAGTACAGAGAGATGAGGGGAGGTGGCCCATCCCCagctccatgaaagcctggagattttggtctcaaaacctgcatacctgagtttttcagtagATTAATTTCTGGAGGCTCATCCAAGCACTAGAGTGTGGCTGGGAGCATGGCAGTGCTTGTGGAgagtggaggttttcggctaccgGGGATCTGTTTGGGCGGGCGCTGAGCTCACCCACTATCTCCTGGGTGCCCTGGATGACTCAGCCTTGCGTAGGGCcaaaagcatctctgcaacttgttgatctctctcaagatttagttatgagtctctagatcatggccggTGAATGAACTTACTTGGTGCCGGAGGCGGTTCCTGGTCATGACTGCTGGGAAAGagggactttttattttttattttattattattattattattattattatcttttttgggtcacacccggcaatgcacaggggttactcctggctcatgcactcagaaattctcctggtagtgctcaggggaccatatgggatgctgggaatcaaacctgggtcggccacgtgcaaggcaaacgccctacccactgtgctattgctccagcccccaagagggaCTTCTTAAAGGCAGTGCAGCCCCTATCCACTAGACTCAAGGCTCCTCATGGTTAGGGGGTGCGGCCACCCTGTTAGATTGGCGGATGGAAGCCTCCTTCCCCGCCAGACTTCTCGAAGGAATTGCTGGTGCCTCCAGTATTGACTCTGGCCAACCTGAGTTGGGGCCAAGCCTCAGTCTCCCCTCTGTCCTCCCCACAGATCAACACCAACCTGGGCGACGTGCAGTTCCTAGCCATCGACCTGGCCATCACCACCACGGTGGCAGTGCTCATGAGCCGCACAGGGCCGGCGCGGGCCCTGGGCCAGGTGCGGCCCCCCGGGGCCCTGCTCAGCGTGCCCGTGCTCAGCAGCCTGCTGCtgcaggtggccctggtggccggCGTGCAGCTGGGGGGCTACTTCCTGACGGTGGCCCAGCCCTGGTGAGTcgggagcccccgccccctccccgtctTCCCCACACCTGCTGCCTGACACCAGCTCCCTGCACCGCCCAGGTTCGTGCCTCTGAACAGGACGGCACCAGCTCCCGACAACCTGCCCAACTACGAGAACACGGTGGTCTTCTCGCTGTCCAGTTTCCAGTACCTCATCCTGGCCGTGGCCATGTCCAAGGGCGCGCCCTTCCGCCAGCCGCTCTACACCAACGGTGCCAGCCCGCGGTGGGGGTGCCGGCTCCtgcgtgggggggcaggggggaagcagggcagagagggaggaaggtgggagagaagTGGGGATCTCCAGGCTGGGGGCAGTGCTCCCCAACTGATAGACCCCTCACACCCCTGTTCCCCGCAGTGTCCTTCCTGGTGGTCCTGGCGCTCTTGGCCTCTATTCTGGtgggcctcctcctggcccccGGCCTCCTGCAGGGGCCGCTGACACTCAAGCCCATCGCGGACACCCGCTtcaagctgctgctgctgggcctcGTCGCCTTGAACTTCGTGGGGGCCTTCATGGTGGAGAGTGTGCTGGACCAGTGCCTCCCCACCTGCCTGCAGTGGCTCCGGCCCAAGCGGGTCTCCAAGAAGAGATTCAAGCAGCTGGAGCAGGAGCTGGCCGAGCAGCCCTGGCCGCCCCCTACTGGGCCCATGAGGTAGTACAGGCCCCCGGCCGACACCCTGGACACTGCATCCCTGCCACTGAGCCTCCTGGGCCCGTCTGCAGACACCATCGCCATCCCTCCCTACATCCCTGAGGTTGGCAGTCCGCACACTTGTGCCCCAAGTGCATCCGCCTGGCCCCATCTCTCCTGTCTCCACTGTTGGGGGGCAGTACGAACTGTGGTTCCCACGTGAGACCCTCCCGGTCCAAACAATAGTCACCAGCCCCATCAGAGCTGTTGTCGGTGTAACAAATAAAGTCTCATATTTTCCTGATGCCTCCACCTGTCCCTCACCCAAGAGCCTGCACCTCGGTGCCGACCTGGCAGCCCCTGGCACTCATCTGCTCCCGGCACCACCAAATCTTTCAGACTGCAGAGGCCAACACCCTTACCTGGGCCTGCCTTCTCCATCCCGTGGTAATAATTCCTCTGTATTCAGCAGGTATCCTGCACGCCTTTCAGCTCTGTATGTACATCATCACTTAACTCTGTCCCAatttacagagaaggaaactgaggcttctaaGTCACCCCTGTAGTCAGAGGTGGGGCTGATCTTTGGCTGATGTTGCATTTCATGTTGGC
Coding sequences within:
- the ATP13A2 gene encoding polyamine-transporting ATPase 13A2 isoform X1, coding for MSSKRRHERRQQPSCGQHGPWLWDPDHRAFSRGPQLLSFIRGRWGWERPRRTRPRRPRRQPAPPWPCPPRQRLRGYSSSPWRLLGYHLVVWLLAGIPLLLFRWKPAWGVRLRLQPCSLASAETLIIETKDKEDSAWRLYTVRVQTEAVSEDSLEQPLQATAVEDGRSQAAVGAVPSGLWEDTAQLHGREEAKRLLRFYVFQGRRYIWLETQQAFCHVSLLDQGRTCEDVHLSRSGLNLQDQHVRKAVYGPNVISIPVKSYLQLLVDEALNPYYGFQAFSIGLWLADHYYWYALCIFLISTLSICVSLYKTRKQSQTLRDMVQLSVRVCVCRPGGEEEWVDSSQLVPGDCLVLPQEGGLMPCDAALVAGECMVNESSLTGESVPVLKTALPQAPIPYCPDAHRRHSLFCGTVVLQARAFTGPRVLAVVTRTGFCTVKGGLVSSILHPRPVNFKFYKHSMKFVAALSVLALLGTIYSIFILHRNRVPVSEIVIRALDLVTVVVPPALPAAMTVCTLYAQGRLKRQGIFCLHPLRINLGAKLQLVCFDKTGTLTEDGLDVMGVVPLKDRAFLPLVPEPRRLPMGPLLRALATCHALSRLQDGAVGDPMDLKMVESTGWLLEEGPAADSEFGTQVLAVMRPPHQEPRAQGMEEPVVPISILGRFPFSSVLQRMNVVVAWPGATHPEAYVKGSPELVAGLCHPETVPTHFAQTLQNYTAAGYRVVALAGKPLPIAPTLEAAQPLTRDSVEQDLSLLGLLVMRNLLKPQTTPVIRALRSTRIRTIMATGDNLQTAVTVARSCGMVGPQEQLVILHARPPAPGQPASLELLPDDLTAAVNGAMDPEQTSSYTPELDPRPRHLALSGSTFEVLMKHFPRLLPKVLVQGCVFARMAPEQKTKLVQELQKLQYCVGMCGDGANDCGALKAADVGISLSQAEASVVSPFTSSMDSIECVPMVIREGRCSLDTSFSVFKYMALYSLTQFISVLLLYTINTNLGDVQFLAIDLAITTTVAVLMSRTGPARALGQVRPPGALLSVPVLSSLLLQVALVAGVQLGGYFLTVAQPWFVPLNRTAPAPDNLPNYENTVVFSLSSFQYLILAVAMSKGAPFRQPLYTNVSFLVVLALLASILVGLLLAPGLLQGPLTLKPIADTRFKLLLLGLVALNFVGAFMVESVLDQCLPTCLQWLRPKRVSKKRFKQLEQELAEQPWPPPTGPMR